A DNA window from Aureibaculum sp. 2308TA14-22 contains the following coding sequences:
- a CDS encoding DUF6503 family protein, whose translation MNLTSFSIHRPKIFISFVFTFLIVQQFTFAQSSEELSSQQIFEKTVKYYDSNGIWDKFSGKMHMTSLMNGNLTPQEISINNNTNVYRCVRNRKDGIYIKGVENGKSFFTINGKNYKAEEIPEKYQKYPYSLSEYYAQTYKEHHTFHFSIPLALKKAGALPLEGVGKKYLFGKQCNSITFTEYPNHFEHGYYGIQITLYVIPDEDYKIHAVHFDNGWGEAKEGLIVLFDGEINVEGIKVPASKLTFFAGSLKFFIADAFENVSE comes from the coding sequence ATGAATTTAACAAGCTTTTCAATTCACAGACCGAAAATTTTCATATCATTTGTGTTTACTTTTCTGATAGTACAACAATTTACCTTTGCTCAATCAAGTGAAGAACTATCTTCCCAACAAATTTTTGAAAAAACTGTCAAATATTATGATAGCAATGGAATTTGGGATAAGTTTTCTGGTAAAATGCATATGACCTCACTAATGAATGGAAACCTCACGCCACAGGAAATATCCATAAATAATAATACGAATGTTTATAGATGTGTTAGAAATCGTAAAGATGGAATTTACATAAAAGGAGTTGAAAATGGAAAATCTTTCTTTACAATAAATGGAAAAAATTATAAGGCTGAGGAAATTCCTGAGAAATATCAAAAATATCCGTACAGTTTATCTGAATACTATGCCCAAACCTATAAAGAACATCATACATTTCATTTTAGCATTCCACTAGCACTTAAAAAAGCTGGAGCACTGCCACTTGAAGGGGTTGGAAAAAAATATTTATTTGGAAAACAATGTAATTCAATCACATTTACGGAATACCCAAATCATTTTGAGCATGGTTACTATGGAATTCAAATCACTTTATACGTAATTCCTGATGAGGATTATAAAATCCATGCTGTTCATTTTGATAATGGTTGGGGTGAAGCAAAAGAAGGATTAATAGTATTGTTCGATGGGGAAATTAATGTTGAAGGAATTAAAGTTCCTGCAAGTAAATTGACTTTTTTTGCTGGTAGTCTTAAATTTTTTATAGCTGACGCATTTGAAAACGTTAGTGAATAA
- a CDS encoding DUF2200 domain-containing protein yields the protein MKVTAEKNEKVANMIFASIYPLYWNRLEKHGRTKEEFHQVIEWFTGFNEKKLQSLIEEKVTFRTFFEKAKIHPNAHLIKGVVCGYRIEEIEDEFELYKQCRQMEKLIDELAKGRKMEKILREEKK from the coding sequence ATGAAGGTTACAGCTGAAAAAAATGAAAAAGTTGCTAATATGATCTTTGCATCTATTTATCCCCTTTACTGGAATAGATTAGAAAAACATGGTAGAACAAAAGAAGAGTTCCATCAAGTAATAGAATGGTTTACAGGTTTTAACGAAAAAAAATTACAATCGCTTATCGAAGAGAAAGTAACATTTAGAACGTTTTTTGAGAAAGCAAAAATACATCCTAATGCACACCTAATTAAAGGAGTTGTTTGTGGCTATCGAATTGAAGAAATAGAAGATGAATTTGAATTGTATAAACAATGCAGACAAATGGAAAAACTGATTGATGAATTGGCAAAAGGTCGTAAAATGGAAAAAATTTTACGAGAAGAAAAGAAATAA
- a CDS encoding serine hydrolase produces the protein MHHFRLTFLIAIAFFLFSIFSCQEKISKTETLEKTIQAQMDSIDGTVAVAFYSLSEPKDSLLINVDEKFHAASTMKVPVMIELFKQASEGKLNLNDSILLKNEFKSIVDSSLYKMDIADDSDDIIYKQIDTKVAINDLIYSMITVSSNLATNVLIELVDAKKTTATMRDLGAKNIEVLRGVEDIKAYEKGLSNSTTARDLMVIMEAIANYNAGKQKDCEAMISILMDQEFKDLIPKYLPSNVDVAHKTGSITGVHHDAGIIFLPDGSSYVLVLLSKNLKDFDKGTDQLANISKTIYDYVTTE, from the coding sequence ATGCATCATTTCAGACTTACTTTTTTAATCGCAATAGCCTTCTTTTTATTTTCTATTTTCTCTTGTCAAGAAAAAATATCTAAAACAGAAACATTGGAAAAAACCATTCAGGCTCAAATGGATTCCATTGACGGAACGGTTGCCGTTGCATTTTATAGTTTGTCCGAACCCAAAGACAGCTTACTAATCAATGTTGATGAAAAATTCCATGCGGCAAGCACTATGAAAGTTCCGGTAATGATTGAACTTTTTAAACAGGCTTCTGAAGGTAAATTAAATCTAAACGATTCTATTCTCTTAAAAAATGAATTTAAAAGTATAGTGGACAGTAGCTTGTATAAAATGGATATTGCTGATGATAGTGATGATATTATTTACAAGCAAATTGATACAAAAGTGGCCATTAACGATTTAATATACAGTATGATAACGGTTAGTAGTAATCTCGCTACCAATGTATTAATAGAATTGGTCGATGCAAAAAAAACAACCGCTACCATGCGAGATCTAGGAGCAAAAAATATAGAAGTGCTCCGCGGTGTTGAAGATATAAAAGCCTATGAAAAAGGACTGTCAAACTCCACCACGGCCAGGGATTTAATGGTCATTATGGAAGCTATCGCCAACTACAATGCTGGCAAACAAAAAGACTGTGAGGCCATGATTTCTATTTTAATGGATCAAGAATTTAAGGATTTAATTCCAAAGTATTTACCATCTAACGTAGATGTAGCTCATAAAACGGGTTCCATAACTGGTGTTCATCACGATGCGGGGATTATATTTTTACCTGACGGAAGTTCTTATGTTTTAGTCTTACTTTCCAAAAATTTAAAGGATTTTGATAAGGGAACAGATCAACTCGCCAACATTTCTAAGACGATTTATGACTATGTAACTACTGAATAA
- a CDS encoding CHRD domain-containing protein: MKKAFLLLFCTILLGFTTSCLNDGGDPGPTIKAAASVDLNTENEIPMVENREETGVFKMILYQDNSLEFSITLNDLAGSDNLTVAHIHSGDPVSTGAPVITLVDGSSISFQGNQAIGNIQLTETEVAALLGGDVYVNVHSADSPAGLVRGQLDKQVNNAFNVVLSPDNEIPAITDRNDSGMAIFRVVGEEVYYKVTVSDLEATDAITAGHIHLGDATENGEVFINLEITDASQLDVTKTITLDENKMSKLLEDPLYVNIHSTDHASGLMRGQIR; the protein is encoded by the coding sequence ATGAAAAAAGCATTTTTATTATTATTTTGTACCATCTTACTAGGGTTTACAACTAGTTGTCTCAATGATGGTGGAGATCCGGGGCCAACGATTAAAGCAGCTGCAAGTGTTGACTTAAATACAGAAAATGAAATTCCTATGGTCGAAAATCGGGAAGAAACGGGAGTTTTTAAAATGATATTATACCAAGATAACTCTCTTGAATTTTCAATCACGCTAAACGACCTTGCCGGAAGCGATAATCTAACCGTTGCACATATTCATAGCGGAGATCCTGTTTCAACTGGTGCTCCAGTAATTACTTTGGTAGATGGTTCTAGCATTTCTTTTCAAGGAAATCAAGCAATTGGCAACATACAATTAACCGAGACAGAAGTAGCTGCGTTATTGGGAGGAGATGTATATGTAAATGTACATTCAGCTGATAGTCCTGCTGGTTTGGTTCGTGGACAATTAGATAAACAAGTAAACAATGCCTTTAATGTAGTATTATCGCCAGATAATGAAATACCTGCAATAACAGACAGAAATGATAGCGGAATGGCTATTTTTAGGGTAGTGGGTGAAGAGGTTTATTACAAAGTAACTGTATCGGATTTAGAAGCTACTGATGCTATTACCGCCGGCCATATTCATTTGGGCGATGCTACTGAAAATGGTGAGGTATTTATTAACCTTGAAATAACAGATGCCAGTCAATTAGATGTTACTAAAACTATTACTTTAGATGAGAACAAAATGTCAAAATTATTAGAAGATCCTCTTTATGTGAATATACATTCAACAGACCATGCTTCTGGTTTAATGCGAGGGCAGATAAGATAG
- a CDS encoding S41 family peptidase yields the protein MQELPVIMKNPWKYILIFFLIFNAFTFYAQKSETELTLDKIIEHAEKNSLHRKSVDWNSLKKEIYSLAKNADSVSQLKPALNLMLKKLNDTHGRVFHNNQFLSYYSGEKKEHRKNIDWDIYSEIQTAKVYEFKSQIIKDSIGYVRIVGLPMGDNQKMSNDIQNAVCKLVEKGAKKWIIDLRFNGGGNMFPMVEGLADIIGDGIVGGTKGVTEDESSVWKIKNGDFYYDEQNVAIENKCTATKIQKIAVLTSVYTASSGEALAVILKKRPKTRFFGNKTMGKVTATDWKQIDSLTAMSISVSYYKDREGNIYDQYVDVDETIAFEPKIEFEKDNGINRAVQWLNSKNIE from the coding sequence ATGCAAGAACTACCCGTAATTATGAAAAACCCTTGGAAATACATTTTAATATTCTTTCTGATTTTTAATGCATTCACTTTTTATGCACAGAAATCTGAAACTGAATTGACTCTTGATAAAATAATTGAACACGCAGAAAAAAATTCTCTCCATAGAAAAAGTGTTGATTGGAACTCTTTAAAAAAGGAAATATATTCATTAGCAAAAAATGCTGATTCCGTTTCTCAATTAAAACCTGCTTTAAATTTAATGCTTAAAAAATTGAATGACACCCACGGTCGTGTTTTTCATAATAATCAATTTCTATCATACTATTCAGGAGAAAAGAAAGAACACAGAAAAAATATAGATTGGGACATCTACTCGGAAATTCAAACGGCGAAAGTTTATGAATTCAAAAGTCAAATTATAAAAGATAGTATAGGCTATGTAAGAATTGTTGGGTTACCGATGGGAGACAATCAAAAAATGTCAAACGATATTCAAAATGCGGTCTGTAAATTAGTTGAAAAAGGAGCAAAAAAATGGATTATAGACTTAAGATTCAATGGTGGTGGTAATATGTTTCCTATGGTTGAAGGTTTAGCTGATATTATTGGAGATGGAATTGTAGGAGGCACAAAAGGTGTTACAGAAGATGAGAGTTCCGTGTGGAAAATTAAAAATGGAGACTTCTACTATGATGAACAAAATGTGGCTATAGAAAATAAATGTACAGCCACCAAAATTCAAAAAATTGCAGTTCTAACAAGTGTTTATACCGCAAGTTCAGGGGAAGCTTTAGCTGTGATTTTAAAAAAACGTCCAAAAACCAGATTTTTTGGAAACAAAACTATGGGTAAGGTTACTGCTACTGATTGGAAACAAATTGACAGTTTAACAGCCATGTCAATTTCTGTTAGTTATTACAAAGACCGTGAAGGTAATATTTACGATCAGTATGTTGATGTCGATGAAACTATTGCGTTTGAACCTAAAATCGAATTCGAAAAAGACAATGGAATAAACCGAGCTGTTCAATGGCTAAACTCAAAAAATATAGAATGA
- the murB gene encoding UDP-N-acetylmuramate dehydrogenase — protein MHIQNNISLKPYNTFGIDVNAKQFIAITSIDELKQLLKQQKDFFVLGGGSNILLTKDIEKLVVHIAFKGIEIVEENDNHVIVKAAAGENWHQFVLWCINNDFGGVENMSLIPGNVGTAPIQNIGAYGVELKDTCISVEAVEIATGNTKTFSNTECEFGYRNSVFKNEWKGKYIITNVFFRLTKNKHILNSSYGAIQSELEKNGITTPTLKNISDAVITIRQSKLPDPAILGNSGSFFKNPVISSSEFKELQEKFTNAPHYKVSETEIKVPAGWLVEQCGFKGKRIGNTGSHKNQALVLVNYGNATGKEVYELSKLIQKTVLAKFGIAIEAEVNII, from the coding sequence ATGCACATTCAAAATAATATCTCTTTAAAACCGTATAATACCTTTGGAATTGATGTTAACGCCAAACAATTTATAGCGATAACTTCTATTGATGAGTTAAAGCAACTTCTAAAACAACAAAAAGATTTTTTTGTACTAGGTGGCGGCAGTAATATCTTATTGACCAAAGATATTGAAAAATTAGTTGTACATATTGCCTTTAAGGGCATTGAAATTGTTGAAGAAAACGACAACCATGTTATTGTAAAAGCTGCTGCGGGCGAAAACTGGCATCAATTTGTATTGTGGTGCATCAATAACGATTTTGGAGGTGTAGAAAACATGTCACTAATTCCTGGAAACGTAGGTACGGCTCCAATACAAAATATTGGTGCTTATGGTGTTGAACTAAAAGACACCTGCATTTCAGTTGAAGCTGTTGAAATTGCAACGGGTAACACCAAAACTTTTAGTAATACTGAATGTGAATTTGGCTATCGAAATTCCGTTTTTAAAAATGAATGGAAAGGAAAATATATTATAACCAATGTGTTTTTTAGACTTACTAAAAACAAGCACATATTAAACAGTTCTTATGGTGCTATACAATCAGAACTAGAAAAAAATGGAATTACAACACCTACCCTAAAAAATATTTCTGATGCAGTAATTACCATACGGCAAAGCAAATTGCCTGACCCTGCCATATTGGGCAATAGCGGTAGTTTTTTTAAAAACCCCGTTATTTCTAGTAGTGAATTTAAAGAATTACAAGAAAAATTTACCAATGCACCGCACTACAAAGTCTCAGAAACAGAAATTAAAGTACCAGCCGGTTGGTTGGTAGAACAATGTGGGTTTAAAGGCAAACGGATTGGTAATACTGGAAGTCATAAAAACCAAGCTTTGGTGTTGGTAAATTATGGCAATGCTACCGGAAAAGAAGTATATGAACTATCTAAATTAATCCAGAAAACAGTTTTAGCTAAATTTGGAATTGCTATTGAGGCGGAAGTGAATATTATTTAG
- a CDS encoding serine hydrolase domain-containing protein, which produces MNNIKIFLSIIIILLSCKKTEKETKTINTTDVKQLDTYFSSEMPIDEPGGAILIMKGDSIAFSKGYGIADLDLKTKIDANTLFNVGSISKTFVSNAILILQEEGKLSVDDNMDKYFPDFKNKVIAEKVKIKHLLAHTSGLKDNRKTRTESTFYLTVKDAENWYPTTQAQNLNFESGTRFEYSNPAYNGLALIVEQVSGMKWQQYVKDNIFKPSGMETSTITDGPHPKTGVSHGYINTDGKWKEQDYGEVPTFAAAGNGGVWSSVNELAKYEIALQQHKFISDTTLKDSRTIKAWDDWQDITPPFIGWSWFIDKTSDGLKTVGHTGSQGGFLSNYVTIPEKDITFIILCNTPRNVNGFTEFITEWLTKNNWLEE; this is translated from the coding sequence ATGAATAACATAAAAATTTTTCTGTCAATTATCATAATCCTCTTAAGTTGTAAAAAAACAGAAAAAGAAACCAAAACAATAAATACAACAGACGTCAAGCAATTGGATACCTATTTTTCAAGTGAAATGCCAATAGATGAACCCGGAGGAGCTATCCTAATTATGAAAGGTGATAGTATTGCTTTTAGTAAAGGATATGGAATTGCCGATTTAGATCTGAAAACTAAAATTGATGCCAATACCCTATTCAATGTGGGTTCTATTTCGAAAACCTTTGTTTCAAATGCTATACTAATTTTACAAGAAGAAGGTAAACTTTCTGTTGACGACAATATGGACAAATACTTTCCTGATTTTAAAAATAAAGTGATTGCTGAAAAAGTCAAAATCAAACATTTATTAGCACATACTTCTGGCCTAAAAGATAATAGAAAAACCAGAACGGAATCCACTTTTTATTTAACTGTCAAAGATGCTGAAAATTGGTATCCAACAACGCAAGCTCAAAACCTAAATTTTGAATCGGGTACACGTTTCGAATATTCAAACCCTGCCTATAATGGATTAGCCTTGATTGTTGAACAAGTATCTGGAATGAAATGGCAACAATATGTTAAGGATAACATTTTTAAACCTTCAGGTATGGAAACGAGTACTATTACAGATGGACCACATCCTAAAACTGGAGTATCTCACGGTTATATAAACACTGACGGAAAATGGAAAGAACAAGATTATGGTGAGGTACCTACATTTGCAGCTGCAGGTAATGGCGGAGTTTGGAGTTCTGTAAATGAATTAGCTAAATACGAAATTGCTTTACAGCAACATAAATTTATTTCTGATACAACGCTAAAAGATTCTAGAACCATAAAAGCTTGGGACGATTGGCAAGATATCACTCCCCCATTTATTGGTTGGTCTTGGTTTATTGATAAAACTTCTGACGGCTTAAAAACTGTTGGGCACACAGGTAGTCAAGGTGGATTTTTAAGCAACTATGTAACCATTCCTGAAAAAGACATCACATTTATTATTCTTTGTAATACGCCTAGAAATGTTAATGGATTTACAGAATTCATTACAGAATGGTTAACCAAAAACAATTGGCTAGAAGAATAA
- a CDS encoding pyridoxal phosphate-dependent aminotransferase — protein sequence MPSVSKKGKLMPQSPIRKLVPFSEKALKEGKKIYHLNIGQPDIKTPEIALEAVKNSTLDILAYSRSEGSEVYREKIANYYAKNEINVKHNDIIVTTGGSEALLFAFGSIMDADDEVIIPEPFYANYNGFSTASSVNIVPVVSKIDDNFALPPIEEFEKLITSKTKAILICNPGNPTGYLYSKEEIKKLAAIVKKHDLFLIADEVYREFTYDSLEHYSILQEEGLEENAIVIDSVSKRYSMCGARIGCMVSKNKSVIETALKFAQARLSPPTLAQIASEAALETPQRYFDDVIAEYVDRRNTLIAELRKIEGVKVGTPKGAFYCIVELPVKNTDNFAQWLLEDFDVNGETIMVAPAGGFYSTPGVGLNQVRIAYVLNKESLVQSVNILKEALKVYTD from the coding sequence ATGCCGTCCGTATCAAAAAAAGGAAAATTAATGCCACAATCACCAATTAGAAAATTGGTGCCATTTTCTGAAAAAGCCCTTAAAGAAGGGAAAAAAATATACCACTTAAACATTGGTCAGCCCGATATAAAAACTCCAGAAATAGCTTTAGAAGCTGTTAAAAATAGTACGCTAGATATTTTAGCATATTCTAGATCTGAGGGCTCAGAGGTTTATCGTGAAAAAATTGCCAATTATTATGCAAAAAATGAAATCAATGTAAAACACAATGATATTATTGTAACCACGGGCGGTAGTGAAGCCTTACTTTTTGCTTTTGGAAGTATTATGGATGCTGATGACGAAGTAATAATTCCCGAGCCTTTTTATGCAAATTACAACGGATTTTCAACCGCTTCTAGTGTAAATATTGTACCAGTGGTTTCTAAAATTGACGATAATTTTGCTCTACCACCAATTGAAGAATTTGAGAAATTGATTACTTCAAAAACCAAAGCCATTTTAATATGTAACCCAGGCAATCCAACAGGATATTTATATTCTAAAGAAGAAATTAAAAAGTTAGCCGCAATTGTTAAAAAGCACGATTTATTTTTAATTGCAGATGAAGTATATAGAGAATTTACTTACGATAGCTTGGAGCATTATTCAATTCTGCAAGAAGAAGGTTTAGAAGAAAATGCTATTGTAATTGATTCCGTTTCTAAACGTTATAGCATGTGCGGTGCAAGAATTGGCTGTATGGTCTCTAAAAATAAATCCGTGATAGAAACAGCGTTAAAATTTGCACAAGCCAGATTGAGTCCGCCTACGTTGGCACAAATTGCAAGCGAGGCTGCTTTAGAAACTCCTCAACGTTATTTTGATGATGTAATTGCTGAATATGTGGATCGGCGAAATACATTGATTGCTGAACTACGAAAAATTGAAGGTGTAAAAGTAGGTACGCCCAAAGGTGCATTTTATTGTATAGTTGAATTGCCCGTAAAGAATACAGATAATTTTGCCCAATGGTTGTTGGAGGATTTTGATGTAAACGGAGAAACTATTATGGTGGCTCCGGCAGGTGGCTTCTACTCTACCCCTGGTGTAGGATTAAACCAAGTTAGAATAGCCTATGTATTGAACAAAGAAAGTTTGGTACAATCAGTCAATATCTTAAAAGAAGCTCTAAAAGTTTATACAGACTAA
- a CDS encoding GNAT family N-acetyltransferase, protein MKQNYSFTKTTNFDALTNLKNEWLTTLTSPQDGMWAFFRDSATHYNILLDDKIIGYAAVDESNQLLQFYITPTFSSDRETIFKEYINEHEVKSGIVGTNNPNYLSLALNFTKDFKINTFLFKNNHEVTLLEKKGTLKECEHKDIARLVTFYNYSMGAPTEWLTDYIGNLIEKKELFSFENDGSIIGTCEIRKNLSASEFADIGMVVSPDYRRNGYGTYLLNKAKNTAIERGKTPICSCEKDNIGSVKSIYNCGFISMHQLLSVNF, encoded by the coding sequence ATGAAACAAAACTACAGTTTTACTAAAACAACTAATTTCGATGCACTAACCAATCTAAAAAATGAATGGTTAACAACACTAACAAGTCCGCAGGACGGAATGTGGGCTTTTTTTAGAGACAGTGCAACTCACTATAACATTTTACTTGATGATAAAATAATTGGATATGCTGCAGTTGATGAAAGTAACCAATTGCTTCAATTTTATATTACTCCAACCTTTTCCTCTGATAGAGAAACCATCTTTAAAGAGTATATTAATGAGCATGAGGTTAAATCAGGAATTGTAGGCACAAACAACCCTAATTATTTATCGCTTGCATTAAATTTTACTAAAGATTTTAAAATAAACACCTTTTTATTTAAAAATAACCATGAAGTAACTTTACTGGAAAAAAAAGGAACATTAAAAGAATGTGAACACAAAGACATTGCAAGACTTGTTACATTTTACAATTATAGCATGGGAGCTCCAACAGAATGGTTAACAGATTATATTGGAAATTTAATTGAGAAAAAAGAACTATTTTCTTTTGAGAATGACGGTTCAATTATTGGAACATGCGAGATAAGAAAAAATTTATCAGCATCTGAATTTGCAGATATAGGTATGGTGGTATCTCCTGATTACAGAAGGAATGGCTATGGCACATACTTGCTTAATAAAGCCAAAAATACAGCTATTGAAAGAGGCAAAACTCCAATTTGTTCTTGCGAAAAAGATAATATTGGTTCAGTAAAATCAATTTATAATTGTGGTTTTATAAGTATGCATCAATTACTCTCAGTAAATTTTTAA
- a CDS encoding N-acyl-D-amino-acid deacylase family protein has translation MKNFKSILLIFCSLLIINCAKEPDFDILIKNGQLIDGSGNKSIIGDIAINSDTIAAIGNLSGKTGKKEIDATGLTVAPGFINMLSWAASALDKDGRSMGDIKQGVTLEVFGEGSSIGPQKKIDTINNTATWVSLNEKLNEMVKKGVSPNIASFVGATTLRINTVGYDDRAPTEVELDSMKMMVKQAMEEGAMGIGSSLIYAPAFYSSTEELIEISKVAAQYDGLYISHMRSEGNKLLESINELLRIAKEADIRAEIYHLKMSGKDNWHKFDAVVAKIDSARKAGLTVTTNMYSYIAGSTGLDASMPPWVQEGGYAKWAERLQDPNIRKKVLEDMRKPAIEWESLMQAAGSADKMILVGFENDSLRYLTGKTLAEVAKMRNTTPEETAMDLVVQNGSDVSTVYFMMSEENVRKQIALPWMSFGSDAGSYATEGDFLNYSTHPRAYGNFARVIGKYTRDEKLISLEEAVRKMASLPASNLKIKKRGQLKVGNYADIAIFDFDKVQDHATFEKPHQYASGMVHVLVNGTLVLNDGEHTGAKPGKVVHGPGFKE, from the coding sequence GTGAAAAATTTTAAATCAATTCTTCTCATCTTTTGTTCCTTGTTAATTATTAACTGTGCGAAAGAACCCGATTTTGATATTCTCATAAAAAACGGACAACTCATTGACGGTTCTGGAAATAAATCGATAATTGGTGATATCGCTATTAACTCTGATACCATTGCTGCCATTGGTAATCTAAGTGGTAAAACAGGTAAAAAAGAAATTGATGCAACAGGATTGACCGTTGCTCCTGGATTTATCAATATGCTAAGCTGGGCAGCATCGGCTTTGGATAAAGATGGTCGCTCCATGGGCGACATTAAACAAGGGGTTACCTTAGAGGTTTTTGGGGAAGGCTCCTCCATAGGGCCACAAAAAAAAATTGATACCATTAACAATACCGCAACATGGGTTTCATTAAACGAGAAGCTCAACGAAATGGTCAAAAAAGGTGTTTCTCCCAATATAGCTTCGTTTGTTGGGGCAACAACTCTGAGAATAAATACCGTGGGTTATGATGACAGAGCCCCAACTGAAGTAGAGCTCGATTCCATGAAAATGATGGTTAAACAAGCCATGGAAGAAGGTGCTATGGGTATTGGTTCTTCGTTAATTTATGCTCCCGCTTTCTATTCTTCTACCGAAGAACTTATTGAAATTTCAAAAGTGGCCGCTCAATATGACGGACTCTATATTTCGCATATGCGTAGCGAAGGCAATAAATTATTGGAAAGCATAAATGAATTATTACGAATTGCCAAAGAAGCGGATATCAGAGCAGAAATTTACCATCTTAAAATGAGTGGAAAAGACAATTGGCATAAATTTGATGCTGTTGTAGCAAAAATAGATTCTGCCCGTAAAGCGGGATTGACCGTTACCACCAATATGTATAGCTATATTGCGGGTTCTACAGGTTTGGATGCTTCAATGCCGCCGTGGGTTCAGGAAGGTGGTTATGCCAAATGGGCAGAACGTCTGCAAGACCCCAACATCAGAAAAAAAGTATTGGAGGATATGCGTAAGCCTGCCATAGAATGGGAAAGTTTAATGCAAGCTGCAGGTTCTGCCGATAAAATGATATTAGTAGGTTTTGAAAATGACAGTTTGCGATACCTAACAGGGAAAACTTTGGCTGAAGTTGCCAAAATGCGAAATACTACGCCCGAGGAAACCGCTATGGATCTAGTGGTACAAAACGGTAGTGATGTGAGCACGGTGTATTTTATGATGTCAGAAGAAAACGTAAGAAAACAAATTGCCCTGCCTTGGATGAGCTTTGGTTCGGATGCTGGGTCTTACGCCACCGAAGGCGATTTTCTTAACTATAGTACGCATCCGCGTGCGTATGGAAATTTTGCTCGAGTTATCGGAAAATATACACGGGATGAAAAACTGATTTCGCTGGAAGAAGCCGTTAGAAAAATGGCTTCTTTACCTGCATCTAATCTTAAAATAAAAAAGCGAGGACAATTAAAAGTGGGTAATTATGCGGATATCGCCATATTCGATTTTGACAAGGTACAAGACCACGCTACGTTTGAAAAACCACATCAGTATGCGAGTGGAATGGTACATGTTCTTGTAAACGGAACACTAGTACTAAATGATGGAGAACATACTGGTGCAAAGCCTGGAAAAGTGGTACATGGACCAGGGTTTAAAGAATAA
- a CDS encoding DUF1801 domain-containing protein, giving the protein MELINDPKVAVVFDNYPKSVQKQMFQLRALVLETATEIDGLEAIEETLKWGEPSYLTKNGSTLRMDWKAKTPNQYAMYFKCTSRLVETFKVIFSDTFQFEGKRAIVFQLNEKIPVEELKQCIAITLTYHKVKHLPLLGA; this is encoded by the coding sequence ATGGAATTAATAAATGATCCTAAAGTCGCAGTTGTTTTTGATAACTATCCTAAATCTGTGCAAAAACAAATGTTTCAACTAAGGGCATTAGTTTTAGAAACGGCTACTGAAATTGACGGGCTTGAGGCGATAGAAGAAACTCTGAAATGGGGCGAGCCAAGTTATCTTACAAAAAATGGTAGCACTTTAAGAATGGATTGGAAAGCAAAAACTCCAAATCAATACGCTATGTATTTTAAATGTACGAGCAGACTTGTTGAGACTTTTAAAGTGATTTTTAGTGATACATTTCAATTTGAAGGTAAACGAGCTATTGTTTTTCAATTGAATGAAAAAATTCCTGTAGAGGAATTAAAACAGTGCATTGCTATAACACTAACCTATCATAAGGTAAAACATTTACCATTACTTGGTGCATGA